In a genomic window of Streptococcus oralis subsp. tigurinus:
- a CDS encoding serine/threonine protein kinase codes for MFIMDKTILYFGFVGISFDVPHFIFQNIKEQDNKIRCSSETIKILGSVKFIESNQQYIKYNGNGSILVYGRLDYFKEGISLYYIGEYLAECLLIEQDNTLLIHAASVYNPITDHSILLLGDKGAGKTTVALRLCIEHGYHLIGNDQVIFGLDSGILVTCAGTSFFKIRRTAVLSDKLLFRLFSKYFNHPSHFNQASWDDKISIDPGELGIRTCNFSVEISEIYYIKADKQEKQICQSIWNDSLASLFLNEILGRHISGQVACFQSDKGKYFSAMPLINYEKNNRVREQIVKKIFTNNKLYKIIADSPDKLAKKILENASENSYYE; via the coding sequence ATGTTTATAATGGATAAGACAATTTTATATTTTGGGTTTGTCGGAATTTCTTTTGATGTACCTCACTTTATATTTCAAAATATAAAAGAGCAGGATAATAAAATAAGATGTTCTAGCGAAACAATAAAGATTTTAGGTAGTGTAAAATTTATTGAGAGTAATCAACAATATATAAAATATAATGGCAATGGAAGTATTTTAGTTTATGGTAGATTAGATTATTTTAAAGAAGGTATTTCACTATATTACATTGGAGAGTATTTAGCTGAGTGTCTTTTGATTGAGCAGGATAATACATTATTAATTCATGCAGCGTCAGTTTATAATCCTATAACGGATCATTCAATTTTACTCTTAGGGGATAAAGGTGCTGGAAAAACTACTGTCGCACTCAGACTTTGTATAGAACATGGATACCACCTTATAGGTAATGATCAAGTAATATTTGGCTTAGATTCTGGAATATTAGTAACTTGTGCAGGAACCTCATTCTTTAAAATTAGAAGAACAGCTGTTTTGTCAGATAAATTACTATTTAGACTGTTTAGTAAATATTTTAATCATCCATCACACTTCAATCAGGCAAGCTGGGATGATAAAATTTCAATTGACCCAGGAGAGTTAGGGATACGTACTTGTAATTTTTCTGTTGAAATTTCAGAAATTTATTACATAAAAGCAGACAAACAAGAAAAACAAATATGTCAATCAATTTGGAATGATAGTTTAGCCAGCTTATTTCTAAATGAAATATTGGGAAGACATATATCTGGACAAGTTGCATGTTTTCAATCAGATAAAGGAAAGTATTTTTCTGCTATGCCTTTAATAAATTATGAAAAAAATAATAGAGTACGTGAACAAATAGTAAAGAAAATTTTCACTAATAATAAATTATATAAAATTATTGCAGATTCTCCTGATAAATTAGCAAAAAAGATTTTAGAAAATGCTAGTGAAAACTCATATTACGAATGA
- a CDS encoding EXLDI protein, giving the protein MHYKRVELKVTNQGIHECKIFQGVKIFSRSKLSKDQKSILTQKIYLTPKQNIVYYQRTDINYDQNWQHHKDYYELVYGQLDREIVFKVCQDFDELSPFLENELLEKLKEKQSTGKFFEKLDI; this is encoded by the coding sequence ATGCACTATAAAAGAGTTGAATTAAAAGTCACAAATCAAGGTATCCATGAGTGCAAGATTTTTCAAGGTGTTAAGATTTTTAGTCGAAGTAAATTGTCCAAAGATCAGAAAAGCATTCTGACGCAGAAGATTTACCTGACACCGAAGCAAAATATTGTTTACTATCAACGAACAGATATCAATTATGACCAGAATTGGCAACATCATAAGGACTATTACGAATTAGTTTATGGTCAGTTGGACAGAGAGATTGTCTTTAAGGTTTGTCAAGATTTTGACGAACTAAGTCCTTTTCTGGAAAATGAGCTGCTTGAGAAGCTAAAAGAAAAGCAGTCAACAGGCAAATTTTTTGAAAAGTTAGATATATAA
- a CDS encoding non-ribosomal peptide synthetase, whose product MIEMLMDMLGTIRETDPSRTAIKDNTRVLSYCEVDTITNIVANQIVRKIGVNQRVAVILPHGINQILAMIAILKSNNCYVPIDYSLNGDKIKKIYSSTQAVMYISDKNIPYVSKTNFLDVSEFITKKSDEKLPIENPFIYLREREAYILHTSGSTGEPKGVIVSIANLDYIIRNLNTITPAVEESRYLFSTPYSFDVSITEMLGWIVSGSSVYCLDLSVPSNYKCLAEIIFKNKITHLAFSPAAFLAFIERLEQPILQKLDSTIKYVVIAGEKFNLSIYRLWKRNKLNFKLINAYGPTETTIYATAHIITKDETEDIPIGVPLEGVKYIIKSNGTHNYGELYIGGKGVSKGYTNTSLNNERFPVIDGDRYYSTGDIVYYKNGSLYYVGRKDNQIQRNGIRIELGEIEKGIESNSKVIQVLVLQIEKQIVAFYTGYISPQNLKRFCLKNISKYMIPNSFIKVEQFPMTVNRKIDKTFLKEIFKERNQNNLVSAADYNNLSDDEVQILKLVSKKLNISITKLDISKDFFENGGDSLSLFTFILDLEDYYGVSIPMDDIYGKKLYDLIRELKGNIKRKLHVEKTDNLLDMRNEDFYSKTEIKFLYDSYLRNTNKVISKFQAIHCQRIYYYDNYRNILTSTFEYKNCSIEKIKSVVQQVIASNSLLHSKISVDEKRMDFEIVKPNLDIPVLKVSNQSELTYLEDLLEDVGEDMIPTSRNQGGQLAMPIIISNGLNGKIIIQMDHSISDLSSISIIKKQIGRLVSGIEDTLTNDENYKYYCEKIREINKKDSLEKNQYHHLLLKESKKIKHHTKFLSDTLNSLSIIHAPDYSNIDSILYISFKISKKLCKASGNSTLIISTIFNNRDLKALNLQNTIGDCHSSKYLIYREEDTFEEYKKRNFPLFISEDDNVIYYRPGFIFNEFYPNVSNWRQEIKKKLASISLVSLNFIGIISEQKKKQYLDSFSDISEFLGKHPRIYITSFRYKNQFYILSNKKIDL is encoded by the coding sequence ATGATTGAGATGTTAATGGATATGTTGGGGACAATTAGAGAAACAGATCCGAGTAGAACTGCTATAAAAGATAATACAAGAGTACTTTCATATTGTGAAGTGGATACAATAACTAATATAGTAGCTAATCAAATAGTTCGCAAAATAGGGGTGAACCAACGTGTTGCTGTTATCTTACCACATGGGATTAATCAAATATTAGCTATGATTGCAATATTAAAATCGAATAACTGTTATGTTCCGATAGATTACTCTTTAAATGGAGATAAAATTAAAAAAATTTATTCATCCACCCAAGCTGTGATGTACATATCTGATAAAAATATTCCGTATGTTTCAAAAACGAATTTTTTGGATGTTTCAGAATTTATTACAAAGAAATCAGATGAGAAATTGCCGATAGAAAATCCTTTTATATACCTTAGAGAACGAGAAGCTTATATTTTGCACACATCTGGATCAACGGGTGAACCAAAAGGTGTAATAGTGTCGATAGCCAATTTAGATTATATCATAAGGAACTTGAATACTATAACACCTGCCGTCGAAGAATCTAGATATTTATTTTCAACACCATATAGTTTTGATGTATCGATCACAGAAATGTTAGGTTGGATAGTGAGCGGCAGTAGCGTATACTGTCTAGATTTGAGTGTTCCCTCGAATTATAAATGTTTAGCAGAAATTATTTTTAAAAATAAAATAACGCATCTAGCCTTTTCTCCTGCAGCATTTTTAGCATTTATAGAGAGATTAGAACAACCGATATTGCAAAAATTAGATTCTACCATTAAGTATGTTGTTATTGCTGGTGAAAAATTTAATTTATCAATTTATAGACTTTGGAAAAGAAATAAGCTAAATTTTAAATTGATTAATGCGTATGGGCCTACAGAGACTACAATATATGCGACAGCGCATATTATTACGAAAGACGAGACGGAAGATATACCCATAGGTGTTCCATTAGAGGGTGTAAAATATATCATTAAAAGCAACGGAACCCACAATTATGGTGAACTTTATATTGGCGGGAAGGGAGTATCAAAAGGGTATACTAACACAAGTCTAAATAATGAAAGATTTCCAGTAATTGATGGGGATAGATATTATTCTACTGGTGATATTGTTTACTATAAAAATGGAAGTCTTTACTATGTTGGAAGAAAAGATAATCAAATTCAGAGAAATGGAATTCGTATAGAGTTAGGGGAAATTGAAAAAGGTATTGAGAGCAATAGTAAAGTAATTCAAGTTTTAGTATTACAGATTGAAAAGCAAATAGTCGCTTTTTATACAGGATATATCAGTCCTCAAAATCTTAAAAGGTTCTGTTTAAAAAATATTTCAAAATATATGATACCCAATTCCTTTATTAAGGTTGAACAGTTTCCTATGACTGTTAATAGAAAAATAGATAAAACTTTTTTAAAAGAAATATTTAAAGAGAGAAATCAAAATAATTTGGTAAGTGCAGCTGATTATAATAATCTAAGTGATGATGAAGTACAGATTTTAAAACTAGTATCTAAGAAATTAAATATTTCTATTACTAAGTTGGATATTTCAAAAGATTTTTTTGAAAATGGAGGAGATTCACTTTCTTTATTTACATTTATATTAGATCTTGAAGATTACTATGGAGTTTCAATACCCATGGATGATATTTATGGGAAAAAACTCTATGATTTGATTCGAGAACTTAAGGGCAATATAAAAAGAAAATTACATGTAGAAAAAACTGATAACTTGCTGGACATGAGAAATGAAGATTTTTATTCAAAGACTGAAATAAAATTTTTATATGACAGTTATTTAAGAAATACCAATAAAGTGATTTCCAAATTTCAGGCTATACATTGCCAAAGAATTTACTATTATGATAACTATAGAAATATTTTAACTTCAACCTTTGAATATAAAAATTGTAGTATTGAAAAAATTAAATCAGTTGTCCAACAAGTGATTGCTTCAAATAGTTTATTGCACTCAAAAATCTCTGTAGATGAAAAACGAATGGACTTTGAAATTGTAAAACCTAATTTGGATATACCAGTATTAAAAGTATCAAACCAGTCTGAACTAACTTATTTGGAAGATTTACTTGAAGATGTTGGGGAAGATATGATTCCTACATCACGTAATCAAGGCGGACAATTAGCGATGCCAATTATTATTAGCAACGGATTGAATGGGAAAATTATTATTCAAATGGACCATTCTATATCCGATTTATCCAGTATCAGTATTATAAAAAAGCAAATTGGTAGACTAGTTAGTGGTATCGAAGATACATTAACAAATGATGAAAATTATAAATATTATTGTGAGAAAATAAGAGAAATAAACAAAAAAGATTCATTGGAAAAAAATCAATATCATCATTTATTATTGAAAGAATCTAAAAAAATTAAACACCATACGAAATTTCTTTCAGACACTTTGAATTCTTTATCGATCATCCACGCACCAGATTATTCGAATATTGATAGTATTTTATATATTTCATTTAAAATTTCAAAAAAACTTTGTAAAGCATCCGGGAATAGTACTTTAATAATATCTACAATCTTTAATAACAGAGATTTAAAGGCTCTTAATCTACAAAATACAATTGGGGATTGTCATAGTTCTAAATATTTGATTTATAGAGAAGAAGATACCTTTGAGGAATATAAAAAAAGGAATTTCCCCCTTTTCATCAGTGAAGATGATAATGTAATCTACTATAGACCTGGGTTCATTTTTAATGAATTTTATCCAAATGTGTCAAACTGGCGACAAGAGATCAAGAAAAAACTTGCTAGTATTTCTTTGGTTTCTTTAAACTTTATAGGTATTATTAGTGAGCAGAAAAAGAAGCAATATTTAGATTCTTTTTCTGATATATCTGAATTCTTAGGTAAACACCCTAGAATTTATATAACTTCATTCAGGTATAAAAATCAATTTTATATCTTATCTAACAAAAAAATTGATTTATAA
- a CDS encoding DUF3173 family protein → METVNYKDLVAIGFPEHTSRNIIRQAKKIAVKKFEEARKNDKNAVQLGCSPFDNKRLGIAPKNIVENLIGISFSDIEGEKNGYIKDKEI, encoded by the coding sequence ATGGAAACAGTAAACTATAAAGATTTAGTTGCGATTGGTTTTCCAGAGCACACATCGAGGAATATTATTAGACAAGCAAAAAAGATTGCTGTAAAAAAGTTTGAAGAAGCTAGAAAAAATGATAAGAATGCGGTACAATTAGGATGTTCACCTTTCGATAATAAAAGGTTAGGCATTGCTCCTAAAAATATTGTAGAAAATTTAATTGGTATTTCTTTTTCAGATATAGAAGGTGAGAAAAATGGTTATATCAAAGACAAAGAAATATAA
- a CDS encoding DUF2268 domain-containing protein, whose protein sequence is MKINMIRSDKVYQEMLELPLEKREGCFRAKILAPFATKYQTQHIPLKAKYPGGFDALFLLGFMNQLPATLSEKDRPAIDALSSDQLWQDCQETIKRSIGLFKQAGYDLEVEDYHFTILLGNPEKAMLQLNKGYSGDGGIPGYLMLSLLPNDYTLPRVQAALAHECNHNVRFQFIKWNQQTTLADWVVSEGLAESFAAELYGKDLIGPWVTSISPEQLEEIKPIISSRLQLTGMAEMAPYLYGDEIAEIQGQIPVGMPYAAGYAYGYHLIQAYLKKTGKSIIEATVTPTEEILAATKDFWK, encoded by the coding sequence ATGAAAATCAATATGATTCGTTCAGATAAAGTTTATCAAGAGATGTTAGAGCTACCCTTAGAAAAGAGAGAAGGTTGTTTTCGAGCCAAAATATTAGCACCTTTTGCAACAAAATATCAAACGCAACACATTCCTCTGAAAGCGAAGTATCCTGGAGGATTTGATGCCTTGTTCCTGCTTGGCTTTATGAATCAGTTGCCCGCAACTCTCTCAGAAAAGGATAGACCAGCTATCGACGCTCTGAGCTCTGATCAACTCTGGCAGGACTGCCAGGAAACAATCAAGAGGAGTATCGGTCTTTTTAAGCAAGCTGGCTATGATTTAGAGGTTGAGGATTACCATTTTACTATTTTATTGGGCAACCCTGAAAAGGCCATGTTACAGCTCAATAAGGGTTATAGCGGAGATGGTGGAATTCCAGGTTACCTCATGCTTAGTCTGCTACCAAATGACTATACTTTGCCACGTGTGCAAGCGGCACTGGCCCACGAGTGCAATCATAATGTCCGCTTCCAATTTATCAAATGGAACCAGCAGACGACATTAGCAGACTGGGTAGTCAGTGAAGGCTTGGCAGAGTCTTTTGCAGCTGAGCTCTATGGCAAAGATCTCATTGGGCCTTGGGTTACTTCAATCAGTCCAGAGCAGTTAGAAGAGATTAAGCCCATCATCTCAAGTCGGCTTCAGCTAACAGGGATGGCGGAAATGGCTCCTTATCTTTACGGTGATGAAATAGCTGAGATACAGGGTCAGATACCAGTCGGTATGCCCTATGCTGCAGGCTATGCCTATGGCTATCATCTGATACAAGCTTATCTGAAAAAGACTGGTAAGAGCATTATTGAGGCTACAGTAACACCGACAGAAGAGATTTTAGCAGCGACAAAAGACTTTTGGAAATGA
- a CDS encoding tyrosine-type recombinase/integrase, with protein sequence MVISKTKKYKGVYKDSKGKIYFQIELGVDPITGKRIQKKGRKNQQGLPFNSFKEAYEEILRLKHEFVNSTINNSFLTFREFMEEIYLKYYQQKVQFVTYQTALPHHQLFIKQFGSKKLSDISTIDCERFRLAIIDKYSSNYAKNMWSRFKACLGYAERLGYIDRVPFKGLDNPRGKHPDTKFWTFDEFKKVINSFDISEYEGLHNYMTIWLYFMTGLRVSEGIALKWEDIDFERKWIHVHSTIEKDKNGVWYAKQQTKTVAGNRKIDLDDFTITILKKWREVQIKNDDKDYVISRFGAPLCKSTISRIIKRHAKITGVPEITGKGLRHSHASYLINVLHKDTLYVSYRLGHADKSTTLNTYSHWYYSGDSTISEEITSSLDNLGLSIYLPNSCQS encoded by the coding sequence ATGGTTATATCAAAGACAAAGAAATATAAAGGTGTATACAAAGATTCAAAAGGAAAAATATATTTTCAAATTGAATTAGGAGTTGATCCAATAACTGGGAAAAGAATTCAAAAGAAAGGAAGGAAAAATCAACAGGGACTACCGTTTAATTCTTTTAAGGAAGCATATGAAGAGATACTTCGTTTAAAACATGAATTTGTGAACTCTACTATTAATAATAGTTTTCTAACTTTTAGAGAGTTTATGGAAGAGATTTATTTAAAATATTATCAACAAAAAGTTCAATTTGTAACTTATCAGACCGCTTTACCACATCATCAGTTATTTATTAAGCAATTTGGTAGTAAAAAATTATCAGATATTAGTACTATTGACTGTGAAAGATTTCGCTTAGCTATTATAGACAAGTATTCTAGTAACTATGCTAAAAATATGTGGTCTAGATTTAAAGCATGTCTGGGCTATGCAGAAAGATTGGGTTATATTGATAGAGTTCCTTTTAAAGGATTAGATAATCCTAGAGGAAAGCACCCTGATACAAAATTTTGGACATTTGATGAATTTAAGAAGGTAATAAACTCTTTTGATATTAGTGAGTATGAGGGACTCCATAATTACATGACGATCTGGCTATATTTTATGACTGGCTTAAGAGTTAGTGAGGGTATTGCTCTTAAATGGGAAGATATTGATTTTGAACGTAAATGGATTCATGTTCATTCGACAATTGAGAAAGACAAAAACGGTGTATGGTATGCTAAACAACAAACAAAGACAGTAGCAGGGAATCGTAAAATTGATTTAGATGATTTTACGATTACAATACTTAAAAAATGGCGAGAAGTTCAAATCAAGAATGATGATAAAGATTATGTAATATCACGTTTTGGTGCCCCCTTGTGTAAGTCTACAATTTCTAGGATAATAAAAAGGCATGCTAAGATTACTGGTGTACCAGAAATTACAGGTAAAGGTTTAAGACATAGCCATGCCTCTTATCTTATAAATGTGTTACATAAGGATACTTTATACGTTTCATATCGATTAGGACATGCTGATAAGTCAACCACGTTGAATACATATAGTCATTGGTATTATTCAGGTGATTCAACAATTTCAGAAGAGATTACAAGCAGTTTAGATAATCTTGGATTATCAATTTACCTACCAAATTCCTGCCAGAGTTGA
- a CDS encoding helix-turn-helix domain-containing protein, with protein sequence MYRRLRDLREDHDLTQKQIAKILSFTNSAYAKIERGEHTLTADVLVTLSNFYDVSTDYLLGLTDFPDKIRFRK encoded by the coding sequence ATGTACAGACGTTTGAGAGATTTGAGGGAAGATCACGATTTGACCCAAAAACAAATAGCTAAAATACTTTCGTTTACAAACTCAGCTTATGCTAAAATTGAACGGGGTGAGCATACGTTAACAGCAGATGTATTGGTAACTCTCTCAAACTTTTACGATGTCAGTACAGACTACCTATTGGGATTGACAGATTTTCCTGATAAAATTCGCTTTAGAAAATAA
- a CDS encoding glycosyltransferase family 2 protein yields MFVIGIPTLNEADNISRLVKQIDEYAVNLGKEIIIINSDSNSTDGTPQIFLETKTYNTKISIVSKLKGKGYNVRNIFEYTINNFSSFSGLILIDGDVVSLEKIWLEKMFMSIESGYDLIIPNYARKFFEGNATNHFIYPMLVKIFKSDVPYQCISGDFGFSKELVKELTLKCNWHKYSKGYGIDIFLTLTAMLKSYKIKEIDLQSKIHKKSFGKIEKIFLEVSQSFFETIKDDFSNKDRWILNIDFENHLRRFIHSNDIPSNDDIENLKKKALFLLQEENKYSYGLLDVEWDRILSNAVKNIYNYSSEEHSVHLLPFYLLRIYNYLKYSKLKDSN; encoded by the coding sequence ATGTTTGTGATAGGCATTCCAACCTTAAATGAGGCAGATAATATCAGTAGATTGGTTAAACAAATCGATGAGTATGCTGTAAATTTAGGGAAGGAAATTATTATTATTAATTCAGATAGTAATAGTACAGATGGAACACCTCAGATTTTTTTAGAAACAAAAACTTATAATACCAAAATTTCGATAGTATCAAAGCTAAAGGGAAAAGGTTATAACGTGAGAAATATTTTTGAATATACGATAAATAATTTTTCAAGTTTTTCAGGTTTGATTTTGATTGACGGGGACGTTGTCTCATTGGAAAAAATATGGCTAGAAAAAATGTTTATGTCAATTGAATCTGGTTATGATCTTATAATCCCAAATTATGCTAGAAAATTTTTTGAAGGAAATGCGACGAATCATTTTATTTATCCTATGTTAGTGAAAATTTTTAAAAGTGACGTACCTTATCAATGTATTTCTGGCGATTTTGGTTTTTCAAAGGAACTGGTAAAAGAGTTAACTTTGAAGTGTAATTGGCACAAGTATTCAAAAGGTTACGGAATAGATATCTTTTTAACCTTAACTGCGATGTTAAAGTCATACAAAATTAAGGAAATTGATTTACAATCAAAGATTCATAAAAAAAGCTTTGGGAAAATTGAAAAAATTTTTTTAGAAGTTTCTCAAAGTTTTTTCGAGACTATCAAAGATGATTTTTCAAATAAAGACAGATGGATTTTAAATATAGATTTTGAGAATCATTTAAGACGGTTTATTCATTCAAATGATATCCCTTCCAACGATGATATTGAGAACTTAAAGAAAAAGGCGTTATTTTTATTACAAGAAGAGAACAAGTATTCATATGGACTGTTAGATGTAGAGTGGGACAGAATATTGTCTAATGCGGTTAAAAATATTTACAATTATAGTAGTGAAGAACATTCAGTACATTTATTACCATTTTATTTGTTGAGGATATACAATTATCTAAAGTATAGTAAACTTAAAGACTCTAATTAA
- a CDS encoding MFS transporter, translating into MNNMKKNILYLVYSKGISRIGDVMFDYANNRFLAGINPTSLSLVAIYQSLESVIGVLFNLFGGVIADSFNRKKIIIATNILCGLSCITLSFISQEQWLVYAIVITNVILAFMSAFSGPSYKAFTKEIVKKDSISQLNSLLETTSTVIKVTIPMIAIFLYKLLGIHGVLLLDGLSFLIATSLIFFITPVNEEVETKENMTIRGIFDDLKIGFTYVYSHKQILIIIALSALVNFFLAAYNLLLPYSNQMFGSISSGLYGTFLTAEAIGGFIGAILSGFINKSLSSKRLMLFLAYSGLMLMLVAPLYYMFRNVIILAFSPALFSLFLSIFNIQFFSIVQRDVDNEFLGRVFGIIFTVAILFMPLGTVFFSVVLNPNNTFNLFIIGVSITILSLIFSTLLKRYDRN; encoded by the coding sequence ATGAATAATATGAAAAAAAATATTCTATACTTGGTGTATAGTAAAGGTATATCTCGAATAGGAGATGTTATGTTTGACTATGCTAATAACAGATTTCTTGCAGGGATCAATCCAACGTCACTATCGTTGGTTGCTATCTATCAATCATTAGAAAGTGTGATAGGAGTTCTATTTAATTTATTCGGTGGAGTCATTGCAGATAGCTTCAATCGGAAAAAAATTATTATTGCTACAAACATCTTATGTGGTCTTTCTTGCATAACTCTTTCATTTATATCCCAAGAACAATGGTTGGTTTATGCGATAGTCATAACAAATGTCATTTTGGCTTTTATGAGTGCTTTTTCAGGGCCATCATACAAAGCTTTTACGAAAGAAATTGTAAAAAAGGACAGTATATCACAACTTAATTCATTGTTAGAAACAACAAGTACTGTGATTAAAGTAACAATTCCTATGATTGCAATTTTCTTATATAAGTTACTTGGAATACATGGTGTGTTATTATTAGATGGATTATCGTTTTTAATTGCTACCTCACTAATTTTCTTCATTACTCCTGTAAATGAGGAGGTGGAGACAAAAGAGAATATGACGATAAGAGGAATCTTTGATGATTTAAAAATAGGATTTACGTATGTATATAGTCATAAACAAATTCTTATTATAATTGCCCTTTCAGCACTTGTTAACTTTTTTCTAGCAGCCTATAATTTGTTGCTGCCATACAGTAATCAAATGTTTGGAAGTATTTCAAGTGGGCTATATGGAACCTTTTTAACAGCCGAAGCGATTGGTGGCTTTATTGGTGCGATATTAAGTGGATTTATCAATAAATCCTTGTCAAGCAAACGTTTAATGCTCTTTTTAGCATATTCAGGTTTGATGTTAATGCTAGTAGCGCCGCTCTATTATATGTTCCGCAACGTCATTATTTTAGCCTTTTCTCCAGCATTATTTAGTCTATTTCTTTCCATTTTTAATATCCAATTTTTCTCTATTGTTCAAAGAGACGTAGATAATGAGTTTCTTGGCAGAGTATTTGGAATCATCTTTACGGTAGCTATTCTTTTTATGCCACTAGGTACTGTTTTTTTCTCAGTAGTTTTAAATCCTAACAATACTTTTAATCTTTTTATTATTGGTGTATCTATTACGATATTATCGCTAATATTCAGCACGCTATTGAAGAGGTATGATAGAAATTGA
- a CDS encoding nucleotide sugar dehydrogenase, translating into MKITVVGVGYVGLSIGVLLAREHVVTFFDIDNKKVDLINKRQSPLKENAIKKFLHEAKNINATTSEELAYKDATFIILALPTNLKMNKLDTSYVEITIDNILKINKKATIVVKSTVPIGFTKYLRNRFNYNDIIFSPEFLREGYTIHDQLYPSRIIVGNESKNSQLFLDIMMKIAVEENLPTLLIGSSEAEAIKLFSNAYLAQKIAFFNELDTFAEMQNLDSKKIIEGMGYDWRIGNSYNNPSFGFGGYCLPKDVKQLEYHFKDISAPIITSINKSNLFRKVHIAKMILNSSAKTIGIYRINSKKESDNCRESSTIDVVRHIKRSGRDVVIFEPLIKDKMFLDCPIINDFNEFSAHSDIIVANRIDDILMKYNSKVFTRDIFQYD; encoded by the coding sequence ATGAAAATCACAGTCGTAGGTGTTGGATATGTTGGGTTATCAATAGGGGTACTACTTGCAAGAGAACATGTAGTTACTTTTTTTGATATTGACAATAAAAAAGTTGATTTAATAAATAAAAGGCAATCTCCTCTAAAAGAGAATGCTATAAAGAAATTTTTGCATGAGGCAAAAAATATTAATGCAACTACATCTGAAGAATTGGCTTATAAGGATGCAACTTTTATAATATTGGCATTGCCAACCAATCTGAAAATGAATAAGCTTGATACTTCCTATGTCGAAATTACAATAGATAATATTTTAAAGATAAATAAAAAGGCTACAATTGTTGTAAAGTCAACAGTTCCAATAGGTTTTACCAAATATTTAAGAAATCGTTTTAACTATAATGATATAATTTTTTCTCCTGAGTTCCTTCGGGAAGGTTATACTATTCATGATCAATTGTATCCTTCGAGGATTATTGTTGGTAATGAATCTAAAAATTCTCAATTATTTTTAGACATAATGATGAAAATAGCAGTTGAAGAAAACTTGCCAACTTTATTAATTGGGTCTTCTGAAGCAGAAGCGATAAAGCTATTTTCGAATGCATACTTAGCACAAAAAATTGCTTTTTTTAATGAGTTGGATACATTTGCTGAGATGCAGAATTTAGACTCTAAAAAAATTATTGAGGGGATGGGGTACGATTGGAGAATAGGAAATTCGTATAATAATCCTTCATTCGGTTTTGGTGGTTACTGTCTTCCTAAAGATGTTAAGCAATTAGAGTATCATTTTAAAGATATTTCTGCGCCAATTATTACAAGTATAAACAAGTCTAATTTATTTAGAAAAGTTCATATAGCAAAAATGATTTTAAATAGCTCAGCTAAAACCATAGGAATTTATAGAATTAATTCAAAAAAAGAGTCAGATAATTGCAGAGAATCTTCTACAATTGATGTTGTTAGACATATAAAAAGAAGTGGCAGAGATGTTGTAATATTTGAGCCTTTAATTAAAGACAAAATGTTTTTGGATTGCCCTATAATTAATGATTTTAATGAGTTTAGTGCTCATTCTGATATTATAGTTGCTAATAGAATAGATGACATTCTGATGAAATATAACTCAAAAGTTTTTACACGAGATATTTTTCAATATGATTAA